One genomic region from Leptospira tipperaryensis encodes:
- a CDS encoding helix-turn-helix domain-containing protein, whose amino-acid sequence MNHKENSVLFYWNRKTFSSEYEIIPGENCVIGIQTQGSIFLVQDQKKIELNSAGITGILTGSRTFFSKEGVDSFLIQIPPHELSVFLKEPLKEITGQSIGLEDLFSAKSISEFRAECIEERAKNLSSGWAWNRFYKNLKKQKESNPYIKHVLSKMKAADGKVSISSLCKELGISQSKMERDFKTYIGLSPKEYSDLIRFRKSLSIKEYSKNLTDLAYVSGYYDQAHFIREFKKRTGKTPKQWFK is encoded by the coding sequence ATGAATCACAAAGAAAATTCAGTTCTATTTTATTGGAATCGTAAGACCTTTTCCTCTGAATATGAAATAATACCCGGTGAAAATTGCGTCATCGGCATTCAAACTCAGGGAAGTATTTTTTTAGTCCAAGATCAAAAGAAGATAGAATTAAATTCTGCTGGAATCACCGGAATTCTGACCGGTTCAAGAACTTTCTTTTCTAAAGAAGGTGTTGATTCTTTTTTGATTCAAATTCCTCCTCATGAGTTATCGGTTTTTCTCAAGGAACCTTTGAAAGAAATTACCGGCCAAAGCATTGGTCTGGAAGATTTATTTTCAGCAAAATCGATTTCCGAATTTAGAGCGGAATGTATCGAAGAAAGAGCAAAGAATCTTTCTTCCGGCTGGGCCTGGAATCGTTTTTACAAGAACTTAAAAAAACAGAAAGAATCTAATCCCTATATCAAACACGTCCTTTCAAAGATGAAAGCCGCCGATGGAAAAGTTTCGATTTCTTCACTATGTAAAGAATTGGGGATTAGTCAGAGTAAAATGGAAAGAGATTTCAAAACTTATATCGGCCTTTCCCCAAAAGAATATTCCGATCTCATTCGTTTTAGAAAATCATTATCAATCAAGGAATATAGCAAAAACTTAACGGATCTTGCATACGTTTCCGGATACTATGACCAGGCTCATTTCATCCGCGAGTTTAAGAAAAGAACCGGAAAAACTCCTAAGCAGTGGTTTAAATAA
- a CDS encoding HEAT repeat domain-containing protein yields the protein MLPIAEERKEVSLEQILSELKSQNPQLRAQAILELSNRNHKASLNPIRELLKNDSNPAVKGTAAIALGTWKDNSSLPEMIKLFKPESGVTPDIVMEALSRMENPSSAFAVIPFLQSDDSTLRLIAVDTLVRIGARSSGETILGLAKKNKNPEFSKTYAMALGKLKVRSAESYLIELAKTTEPSPTLAAAYLALGRISSKNAVPILVQGLASDFDKGSENSMLALIEVRDSSAIRPVVPILKNKNREIRFRAVNVLSEIPSSETGPLTLKILEENEPDSLAPASLVLGRIHFTSARTSIERKLLDSKLPDREVIGQSLGYMGDKKSIPVLLSVLKESNGEGRYGAAWSLGILQATEALEDLIVASNSTDPKLSALAVESLGLLRSPKALPTLTRLVENKPNSASIVIPAIASIPGEESRKILETFAKKENVALQQVAISELGKRKDPASLPVLMQILEDNHASSSKLLMASISSITGKNFYSRNEWLNWYKLNSK from the coding sequence TTGCTTCCGATCGCCGAAGAAAGAAAAGAAGTTTCCTTGGAACAAATTTTAAGCGAACTGAAATCGCAAAATCCACAATTGAGGGCTCAGGCTATTTTAGAACTTTCTAATAGAAATCATAAAGCTTCCTTGAATCCAATTCGAGAACTTCTCAAAAACGATTCTAATCCTGCGGTAAAGGGAACCGCCGCGATCGCTTTGGGAACCTGGAAGGACAATTCTTCTCTTCCGGAGATGATCAAACTTTTTAAACCCGAATCCGGTGTTACCCCCGATATCGTTATGGAAGCCTTGTCAAGAATGGAGAATCCATCTTCGGCATTCGCAGTAATCCCCTTTTTGCAATCGGATGATTCTACGCTTCGTTTGATCGCAGTCGATACTCTTGTGAGAATTGGAGCTCGATCTTCCGGAGAAACGATTCTCGGATTGGCGAAAAAAAATAAGAATCCGGAATTTTCAAAAACGTATGCGATGGCATTAGGAAAATTGAAAGTAAGAAGCGCCGAGTCTTATTTGATTGAGCTCGCAAAAACGACCGAACCGTCTCCCACTTTGGCCGCTGCCTATTTGGCTTTGGGAAGAATTTCGAGTAAGAATGCGGTTCCGATTTTGGTTCAAGGGCTTGCGAGCGATTTTGATAAGGGCAGTGAAAATTCGATGCTTGCTCTCATTGAAGTAAGGGATTCTTCCGCGATCCGACCGGTGGTTCCGATTCTAAAAAATAAAAATCGTGAGATTCGTTTTCGAGCCGTTAACGTGCTTTCTGAAATTCCTTCTTCGGAAACTGGACCGTTGACTTTAAAAATACTCGAAGAGAATGAACCGGATTCTTTAGCGCCTGCCTCTTTGGTTTTAGGAAGAATTCATTTTACATCGGCGAGAACGTCGATTGAAAGAAAATTATTAGATTCTAAACTTCCCGATCGAGAAGTGATCGGACAATCTCTCGGTTATATGGGAGACAAAAAGAGTATTCCGGTTTTATTAAGTGTTCTAAAAGAATCGAATGGAGAGGGCCGTTACGGAGCAGCTTGGTCTTTAGGAATCTTACAAGCGACGGAAGCGCTTGAAGATTTGATTGTAGCTTCCAATTCAACGGATCCAAAGCTTTCGGCCCTTGCCGTTGAATCCTTGGGATTGCTCCGTTCTCCAAAGGCGCTTCCGACTCTGACGCGCTTGGTTGAGAACAAACCGAATTCGGCTTCGATTGTGATTCCAGCGATCGCTTCGATTCCCGGAGAAGAATCTCGTAAAATTTTGGAAACCTTCGCCAAAAAAGAAAATGTCGCTCTTCAACAAGTCGCCATTTCGGAATTAGGAAAAAGAAAAGATCCGGCAAGTCTTCCGGTTTTGATGCAAATTTTAGAAGACAATCACGCCTCGAGCTCGAAACTTTTAATGGCTTCCATATCTTCGATCACAGGAAAGAACTTTTACTCTCGGAACGAATGGCTGAACTGGTATAAACTCAACTCAAAGTAA
- a CDS encoding LIC_10091 family lipoprotein: MFHIKMIPMILSGLIVFTSFCKAPPPRDPWDVPPLNEKEKFFLAPLITDDFDSKDLGGRHYPASNELRIDLFKPYIENVEGGYLGAGTDQNFTFIVWAKSKYAWLMDFDYTICIINRIHLLFFKLAADPESFRELWSRKNKNSSFELLKKEWGNDPEWNLIREAWEVAHRGKSDIPQRWNELDRTSQKFGLKTFIHSKEEYNYVRNMVLQGRIQILKGDINAEKSMRSVSERAARLNVPIRVVYLSNIEDYFSYTPGFRDNLLSLPTDEKGIVLRTMQNGTKEEYGSPDGEKIPVDYPLHYNVQPLKNLQQWMLLPGHLHKGILMQFRTQLQKGFSEIKSSPSETLK, from the coding sequence ATGTTTCATATTAAAATGATCCCGATGATTCTATCGGGATTGATCGTCTTTACTTCATTCTGCAAAGCTCCCCCTCCCAGAGATCCTTGGGATGTACCTCCTTTGAACGAGAAAGAAAAATTCTTTCTCGCGCCTTTGATCACCGATGATTTCGATTCTAAGGATCTCGGAGGAAGACACTATCCCGCTTCCAACGAATTGAGGATCGATCTTTTTAAACCGTATATCGAAAATGTAGAAGGCGGTTATCTCGGCGCCGGAACCGATCAAAATTTTACGTTTATCGTTTGGGCGAAAAGTAAATACGCTTGGCTCATGGATTTTGATTACACGATCTGCATCATCAATCGGATTCATCTGTTATTCTTTAAGTTGGCGGCAGATCCGGAATCTTTTCGGGAACTATGGTCCAGGAAGAATAAAAATTCTTCTTTTGAATTGCTCAAAAAAGAATGGGGAAACGATCCGGAATGGAATCTTATCCGAGAAGCTTGGGAAGTCGCGCATCGAGGCAAATCGGATATTCCACAGAGATGGAACGAATTGGATCGAACTTCTCAGAAATTCGGACTCAAGACGTTTATCCATTCTAAGGAAGAATATAACTACGTCCGGAATATGGTTCTTCAAGGAAGAATTCAAATTCTAAAAGGCGATATCAACGCAGAGAAAAGTATGCGATCCGTTTCCGAAAGGGCGGCTCGTTTGAACGTTCCGATTCGAGTCGTTTATCTTTCCAACATCGAAGATTATTTTTCTTACACTCCGGGCTTTCGAGATAATCTTTTGAGTTTACCAACTGATGAAAAAGGAATCGTCTTGAGGACGATGCAAAACGGAACGAAAGAAGAATACGGATCTCCGGATGGAGAAAAAATTCCCGTGGATTACCCTTTGCACTACAATGTTCAGCCTTTAAAAAATCTCCAGCAATGGATGCTTTTGCCGGGACATCTTCATAAGGGAATTCTAATGCAATTTAGAACGCAATTACAAAAAGGTTTTTCAGAAATCAAAAGTAGTCCCTCCGAAACTCTCAAATGA
- a CDS encoding N-acyl homoserine lactonase family protein, translating to MKRIRIGLFFLFFLVFCGGYKSKNADFASRTAVKDCKSSFGLYVFSYGKSSYPNQYLNTDEEGGSREIVYLFYLIRIPGKNILVDSGFVNDSYKKRFGFVSFEKTDVLLKKCGIDPKEISDIVLTHFHFDHAGGIFLFPSATIHIQNHDLDLLTQQTYFPNQSVYLNGLKNRNQLHSFNGAYSLIPDMQVLFTGGHTPGSQALEWVASSENQFLITGDECYLIQECKNGIGLPKVAAFSMKRNRDFLEYVQILSGKGTKILTLHDPSILQEGEEIFPGVRILFSL from the coding sequence ATGAAAAGAATTCGGATCGGGCTTTTTTTTCTATTCTTCTTAGTTTTCTGTGGAGGATATAAAAGTAAGAATGCCGATTTCGCTTCTCGAACCGCAGTAAAAGACTGTAAGTCGAGTTTTGGTCTCTATGTTTTTTCTTACGGAAAAAGCTCCTATCCGAATCAATATCTAAACACGGATGAAGAAGGCGGAAGTCGCGAAATTGTCTATTTGTTTTATTTGATTCGAATTCCAGGAAAGAACATTCTTGTCGATTCGGGATTTGTAAACGATTCGTATAAGAAAAGATTCGGCTTTGTTTCCTTTGAAAAGACGGATGTCCTTCTGAAAAAATGCGGTATCGATCCAAAAGAAATTTCCGATATCGTTCTCACACACTTTCATTTTGATCACGCCGGTGGAATTTTTCTCTTTCCTTCGGCTACGATTCATATTCAAAATCACGATCTAGATCTTTTGACTCAGCAGACTTATTTTCCAAATCAATCGGTCTATCTGAACGGATTAAAAAATCGAAATCAACTTCATTCGTTTAACGGCGCTTATTCGCTTATTCCCGATATGCAGGTCTTATTCACGGGTGGACATACTCCCGGTTCTCAAGCGCTGGAATGGGTCGCTTCTTCTGAAAATCAGTTTTTGATTACCGGCGACGAATGTTATCTGATTCAGGAATGTAAGAATGGGATCGGACTTCCGAAAGTCGCCGCGTTTTCAATGAAAAGGAATCGAGACTTTCTCGAATACGTTCAGATCTTAAGTGGAAAAGGTACTAAGATTTTAACACTGCACGATCCATCGATTTTACAAGAAGGAGAAGAAATTTTTCCCGGAGTTAGAATTCTATTTTCACTTTAG
- a CDS encoding AMP-dependent synthetase/ligase, translating into MYKNLADMLIQSTEKFGDRPVFWSKGEDKEFHPTSYKQLYDMGIALAEALIHLGLKAREHVAVLADNRLEWIVTDYAVQFSGAANVPRGTDVTESELEYILNHSEAKIVFIENDKMLEKFNKVKSKIPKIESIIIMDKASTAKGKNIHKIYDLIEEGKALRAKGGRKAEKRIEEIKPDDLFTLIYTSGTTGMPKGVMLMHSNMIHQMIYVVPMLLTDIKPTDSMLSILPIWHIFERVNEYGAISSGIQTYYTKVSDLKNDLAKAKPSFMASAPRVWESVYTGIYNKVNDPKQTPPVRRALFKLAYFFSKHYNSSLRFLKGLEVDYENRNIFKSLAIGIKSFFLVILMGPFTVSALAILAYLALPAYGVHLPNALFFTIAGLGLIFNAKTLDTVVLSKIRAATGGRLKGSMSGGGALQSHVDNFFNDIGMLVLEGYGMTETSPVISVRPFVKPIIGSVGFLVPKSELIIKDDNGHVLTHINDKYEVLAGKLGQKGVVFVKGPQVMKGYFKNPEVTKKTIVDGWMNTGDIGFINYKKTLTLTGRAKDTVVLLGGENVEPVPIENKMDESPFIKQSMVIGQDQKVLGAIIVPDVDQLAEWCKENGIDVSKVEELIKHPKVIDFYKKEVRSYNSTKTGFKSFEQVQHVILTKKPFEVGDELTNLLKMKRHVITEKYSKEIKKVYDKD; encoded by the coding sequence ATGTATAAAAACCTCGCGGATATGTTAATACAATCCACCGAGAAATTTGGAGATCGACCCGTATTCTGGAGCAAGGGAGAGGATAAAGAATTCCACCCGACCTCATATAAACAGCTTTATGATATGGGAATTGCGCTCGCTGAAGCTTTGATCCACTTGGGATTAAAGGCAAGAGAGCATGTTGCCGTATTAGCGGACAACCGACTCGAATGGATAGTCACGGATTATGCAGTTCAGTTTTCCGGTGCAGCTAATGTACCGAGAGGAACTGATGTTACTGAATCTGAATTGGAATATATCCTAAACCACTCGGAAGCAAAAATCGTATTCATTGAAAACGATAAGATGCTCGAAAAGTTCAACAAGGTTAAATCGAAAATTCCAAAAATTGAATCTATTATCATTATGGATAAGGCTTCCACAGCAAAGGGAAAAAATATCCATAAGATTTACGATTTGATAGAGGAAGGAAAAGCTCTCAGAGCCAAAGGCGGAAGAAAAGCGGAGAAAAGAATCGAGGAAATTAAACCCGACGATCTTTTTACTCTGATCTATACTTCCGGAACTACCGGAATGCCGAAAGGTGTTATGCTCATGCATTCCAACATGATTCACCAGATGATTTATGTTGTTCCTATGCTTTTGACGGATATCAAACCTACTGACAGTATGCTTTCTATATTACCGATTTGGCATATATTCGAAAGAGTAAACGAATATGGTGCAATTTCGAGCGGAATTCAAACATACTACACCAAAGTATCCGATCTGAAAAACGATTTAGCGAAAGCAAAACCGTCCTTCATGGCATCGGCTCCTCGGGTTTGGGAAAGTGTTTATACGGGAATTTACAACAAAGTAAACGATCCAAAACAAACACCTCCTGTAAGAAGGGCCTTGTTTAAACTGGCGTATTTCTTTTCAAAACACTACAACTCTTCTCTGAGATTCTTAAAAGGGTTGGAAGTGGATTATGAAAACAGAAATATTTTCAAATCTTTAGCGATAGGAATTAAATCCTTTTTCCTCGTGATTCTGATGGGGCCGTTTACGGTAAGCGCCTTGGCAATTTTAGCTTATTTGGCTCTGCCTGCTTACGGAGTTCATCTTCCAAACGCGCTTTTCTTTACGATCGCGGGTCTTGGTTTGATCTTTAACGCAAAAACTTTGGACACAGTCGTACTTTCTAAAATTCGAGCCGCAACCGGCGGAAGACTGAAAGGATCGATGTCAGGCGGAGGGGCGCTCCAATCACACGTGGATAACTTCTTCAACGATATCGGGATGCTGGTTCTCGAAGGTTATGGAATGACGGAAACTAGTCCCGTAATTTCCGTACGTCCTTTCGTAAAGCCGATCATCGGATCCGTTGGATTCTTAGTTCCTAAATCCGAACTGATAATCAAAGACGATAACGGTCACGTTCTTACCCACATCAACGACAAGTATGAAGTTCTTGCAGGGAAGTTGGGACAGAAAGGAGTCGTTTTTGTAAAAGGACCTCAAGTAATGAAGGGTTATTTTAAGAATCCTGAAGTTACTAAGAAGACCATCGTAGACGGATGGATGAACACCGGAGATATCGGATTTATCAACTACAAGAAAACACTGACTCTGACCGGAAGAGCGAAAGACACGGTGGTGCTTTTGGGTGGTGAAAACGTAGAACCGGTTCCAATTGAGAACAAAATGGACGAATCACCTTTTATCAAACAATCGATGGTGATTGGTCAAGATCAGAAGGTTCTCGGTGCGATCATCGTTCCTGATGTGGATCAGTTGGCAGAATGGTGCAAGGAAAACGGAATCGATGTTTCCAAAGTGGAAGAATTGATTAAACATCCTAAAGTGATAGACTTCTATAAAAAAGAAGTTCGTAGCTATAACAGCACTAAGACCGGATTCAAATCTTTCGAGCAGGTTCAGCACGTAATCCTCACTAAGAAACCTTTTGAAGTGGGAGACGAGTTGACTAACCTTCTCAAAATGAAACGTCACGTAATCACTGAAAAATACAGCAAAGAAATTAAGAAAGTCTACGACAAAGACTGA
- the aat gene encoding leucyl/phenylalanyl-tRNA--protein transferase produces MKDFSDFFRNPHVWDREIVAVGGDLSPERLLYAYKNGIFPWSDQPILWYCLDPRGIFDLNKLHISKRVRRKINQKKYTITFNRAFEQVMRCCAYRPGEETWITELFIKGYNEFHKLGYAHSIEVWDENGKLGGGVYGVAIGNFFAGESMFSFVPDFGKIGLFHLFDALKKDQFLLFDTQQLNIVTLGLGAYQIPKKEYLRRLESAVASGKKWTPPHSIL; encoded by the coding sequence TTGAAAGACTTTTCCGATTTTTTTAGAAATCCACACGTCTGGGATCGTGAGATCGTCGCGGTCGGTGGCGATCTTTCCCCCGAAAGACTTCTTTATGCTTATAAGAATGGAATCTTTCCTTGGTCCGATCAGCCCATTCTTTGGTATTGTTTAGATCCTCGTGGAATCTTCGATCTCAACAAGCTGCATATTTCAAAACGTGTAAGACGTAAAATAAACCAGAAGAAATATACGATTACATTCAATCGAGCATTCGAACAAGTTATGCGCTGTTGCGCCTATCGACCCGGCGAGGAGACTTGGATCACCGAACTTTTTATCAAAGGTTATAATGAATTTCACAAACTCGGTTATGCACATTCGATCGAAGTTTGGGATGAGAACGGTAAACTCGGAGGCGGAGTCTACGGAGTCGCGATCGGAAATTTTTTCGCCGGAGAATCGATGTTTTCTTTCGTTCCCGATTTCGGCAAAATCGGTCTATTTCATTTATTTGATGCACTTAAGAAAGATCAGTTCCTCCTTTTCGATACCCAACAACTAAACATTGTTACTCTTGGGCTCGGCGCTTATCAAATTCCAAAAAAAGAATATCTTAGAAGATTGGAATCCGCCGTTGCTTCCGGAAAAAAATGGACCCCTCCTCATTCCATTCTTTGA
- the thpR gene encoding RNA 2',3'-cyclic phosphodiesterase produces the protein MRTFLGISIPDAVKEQLTSICYGLPDIKWVREENFHITLVFLGEQNSDDIDRISEFCSGISLPDFELELKSVGFFGKQKSPSILFANVEQNPTLFQLQKTLDSGLRKLGFSPERQDYHPHVTIGRFKTTHGGKISLYLEEFSNFSSSRFSISEFHIYSSKSSSDGPIYTIEESFSLFPSYKNYGKIP, from the coding sequence ATGAGAACTTTTCTGGGGATTTCCATTCCGGACGCAGTGAAAGAACAACTAACTTCGATCTGTTACGGATTGCCCGATATCAAGTGGGTGCGGGAAGAAAATTTTCATATCACCTTGGTATTTTTAGGAGAACAAAATTCCGATGATATCGATCGAATCTCGGAATTCTGTTCCGGGATTTCACTTCCTGACTTCGAGTTAGAACTGAAGTCGGTTGGCTTTTTTGGAAAACAAAAATCTCCTTCCATTCTTTTTGCAAACGTGGAACAAAATCCAACATTGTTTCAATTACAGAAAACACTCGATTCCGGTCTTAGAAAACTAGGCTTTAGTCCCGAACGCCAAGACTACCACCCGCACGTAACGATCGGAAGATTCAAGACTACACACGGAGGAAAGATATCTCTTTATTTGGAAGAATTCTCCAATTTTTCCTCTTCTCGTTTTTCGATTTCGGAGTTTCATATCTATTCTTCAAAATCATCCTCGGACGGACCAATTTATACGATTGAAGAATCTTTTTCACTTTTTCCGTCTTACAAGAATTATGGGAAAATACCTTGA